From a region of the Bradyrhizobium diazoefficiens genome:
- a CDS encoding adenine phosphoribosyltransferase, giving the protein MTFDHDIKASVRTIPDYPKPGIMFRDITTLLADARAFRRAVDELVNPWAGNKIDKVAGMEARGFIIGGAVAHQLSAGFVPIRKKGKLPHTTVRIAYSLEYGIDEMEMHVDAIQPGERVILVDDLIATGGTAEGAVKLLRQIGANVVAACFIIDLPELGGAAKLRAMDVPVRTLMTFEGH; this is encoded by the coding sequence ATGACCTTTGACCACGATATAAAGGCGAGCGTCCGCACCATCCCCGACTATCCCAAGCCGGGGATCATGTTCCGCGACATCACGACCTTGCTGGCGGACGCGCGCGCCTTCCGCCGCGCGGTCGACGAACTCGTCAATCCCTGGGCCGGCAACAAGATCGACAAGGTCGCCGGCATGGAGGCGCGCGGCTTCATCATCGGCGGTGCGGTGGCGCACCAGCTCTCGGCCGGCTTCGTGCCGATCCGCAAGAAGGGCAAGCTGCCGCACACCACGGTGCGCATCGCTTACTCGCTTGAATACGGCATCGATGAGATGGAGATGCATGTCGACGCGATCCAGCCTGGCGAGCGCGTCATCCTGGTCGACGACCTCATCGCCACCGGCGGCACCGCGGAAGGCGCGGTGAAGCTGCTGCGCCAGATCGGCGCCAACGTCGTCGCCGCCTGCTTCATCATCGACCTGCCCGAGCTCGGCGGCGCCGCCAAGCTGCGCGCCATGGACGTGCCGGTGCGCACGCTGATGACCTTCGAGGGACACTGA